In one Cupriavidus taiwanensis genomic region, the following are encoded:
- the glnE gene encoding bifunctional [glutamate--ammonia ligase]-adenylyl-L-tyrosine phosphorylase/[glutamate--ammonia-ligase] adenylyltransferase, translating to MTDSDPTSSAAGDAAEQHGARATPEPAHAASVAPGQGPGTMAAGAFAVTAAQAPQTDGEVAPSGGDVLYSAAYSHYARRVLQARPELPEILAAAVAQPLTRAWMQARLQALHAPSADTEDAAKRALRRLRAEVMCAVIERDLRGLATLGEVTGAMTDLAELAIQHGLAVLGDDLAATFGRPVGAHSGEVQELVVVGMGKLGGRELNVSSDIDLIFLYDEDGETEGGPRTLSNHEYFIRLGRRLINLLADVTADGYVFRVDMRLRPNGDAGPLACSLGMLEEYLVVQGREWERYAWIKGRVVSALDSPHAQRTAALLSRLTSPFVFRRYLDYGVIAAIRSLHAQIRSEAAKRSGGLPGHGVNQRSFNIKLGRGGIREIEFMAQVFQLIRGGQDPALRIRPTLEVLAVAVERGLLPVAQAEQLGDAYRFLRQLEHRLQYRDDAQTHHLPTAPDEQQAVARMMGCADWPALLARLAELQEPVAQQFEATFSDPDAGPCEALWPDIVIHDSAARAQDNAQDPSHAEGDSAVPCQRLQAAGFTDCNALLDRLRSIAASLRYRALSEASRARFDQLVNRALDLAARQDDADSTIGRFIDFLEAISRRASYLSLLSEYPQAMDRVAQTLHASRWAAAYLTRHPQLLDELLDSDALAGAPDWAAFRKRLHERLLAAEGQVEQQMDILRREHHAETFRVLLQDLQGMLTVEQVADRLSDLADAMLEATLETVWRQLATRHRELPRFAVIAYGRLGGKELGYASDLDLIFLYDDEHERAPEVYAAYARRLITWLTSHTAAGALFDVDTRLRPNGAAGLLVTSFDAFRRYQLRQGDNTAWVWEHQALTRARFCAGDAAIGTRFEALRGEVLCQERDAAALRGEIAQMRRKVAEGHPNPTELFDLKHDRGGMVDIEFTVQYLVLLHSRAHPQLTRNAGNIALLREAGALGLIDATLALAVGDAYRLFRARQHQLRLDGQAHARVAPASMAAQTVAVRTLWRTVFGED from the coding sequence ATGACTGACTCTGATCCGACGAGTTCCGCCGCTGGCGACGCTGCTGAACAACATGGCGCGCGCGCCACACCGGAACCCGCCCATGCGGCGTCCGTCGCACCGGGGCAGGGCCCCGGCACCATGGCCGCCGGCGCCTTTGCCGTCACCGCGGCGCAGGCGCCGCAGACGGACGGCGAAGTGGCCCCGTCAGGCGGCGACGTATTGTACTCGGCCGCGTATTCGCACTACGCGCGGCGGGTGCTGCAGGCCCGCCCGGAACTGCCGGAGATCCTTGCCGCGGCGGTGGCCCAGCCGCTCACGCGGGCCTGGATGCAAGCACGGCTGCAGGCGTTGCATGCGCCCTCGGCCGACACCGAAGATGCCGCCAAGCGCGCGCTGCGCCGGCTGCGTGCCGAGGTCATGTGCGCGGTGATCGAGCGCGACCTGCGCGGCCTGGCCACGCTGGGCGAGGTTACCGGCGCCATGACCGACCTGGCCGAGCTGGCGATCCAGCACGGCCTGGCGGTGCTGGGCGACGATCTTGCCGCCACCTTCGGCCGCCCGGTCGGCGCCCACAGCGGCGAGGTGCAGGAGCTGGTGGTGGTGGGCATGGGCAAGCTGGGCGGGCGCGAGCTCAATGTCTCGTCCGATATCGACCTGATCTTTCTCTATGACGAGGACGGCGAGACCGAGGGCGGCCCGCGCACCCTGTCCAACCACGAGTACTTCATCCGACTGGGCCGCCGGCTGATCAACCTGCTGGCCGACGTGACCGCCGACGGCTACGTATTCCGCGTCGACATGCGGCTGCGTCCCAATGGCGACGCCGGTCCGCTGGCCTGCAGCCTGGGCATGCTGGAGGAATACCTGGTGGTGCAGGGCCGCGAGTGGGAGCGCTATGCCTGGATCAAGGGCCGCGTGGTGTCGGCGCTGGACTCGCCCCATGCGCAGCGGACCGCGGCGCTGCTGTCGCGCCTGACCTCGCCGTTCGTGTTCCGGCGCTATCTCGACTACGGCGTGATCGCCGCGATCCGCTCGCTGCATGCGCAGATCCGCAGCGAGGCCGCCAAGCGCAGCGGCGGCCTGCCCGGGCACGGAGTCAACCAGCGCTCGTTCAATATCAAGCTGGGCCGCGGCGGCATCCGCGAGATCGAATTCATGGCACAGGTGTTCCAGCTGATCCGCGGCGGACAGGATCCCGCGCTGCGCATCCGGCCGACGCTGGAGGTGCTGGCGGTGGCGGTCGAGCGCGGCCTGCTGCCCGTCGCCCAGGCCGAACAGCTGGGCGATGCCTATCGCTTCCTGCGCCAGCTCGAACACCGGCTGCAGTACCGCGACGACGCGCAGACCCACCACCTGCCCACGGCACCGGACGAGCAGCAGGCGGTGGCGCGGATGATGGGCTGCGCCGACTGGCCGGCCTTGCTGGCGCGGCTGGCCGAGCTGCAGGAACCGGTCGCGCAGCAGTTCGAAGCCACCTTCTCCGACCCCGACGCCGGCCCGTGCGAGGCGCTGTGGCCGGACATCGTCATCCACGACAGCGCCGCGCGCGCGCAGGACAACGCCCAGGACCCGTCGCACGCTGAAGGCGACAGCGCGGTGCCGTGCCAGCGGCTGCAGGCCGCCGGCTTTACCGACTGCAATGCGCTGCTGGACCGGCTGCGCTCGATCGCCGCGTCGCTGCGCTATCGCGCGCTGTCCGAAGCCAGCCGCGCGCGCTTCGACCAGCTGGTCAACCGCGCGCTCGACCTCGCCGCGCGCCAGGACGATGCCGACAGCACCATCGGGCGCTTTATCGACTTCCTCGAAGCGATCAGCCGGCGCGCTTCCTACCTGTCGCTGCTGTCCGAATACCCGCAGGCGATGGACCGCGTCGCGCAGACGCTGCATGCCTCGCGCTGGGCCGCGGCCTACCTGACGCGCCATCCGCAACTGCTGGACGAGCTGCTCGACAGCGACGCGCTGGCCGGCGCGCCCGACTGGGCCGCGTTCCGCAAGCGCCTGCATGAACGGCTGCTGGCCGCGGAGGGGCAGGTCGAGCAGCAGATGGACATCCTGCGCCGCGAGCACCATGCCGAGACCTTCCGCGTGCTGCTGCAGGACCTGCAGGGCATGCTGACGGTGGAGCAGGTGGCCGACCGCCTGTCGGACCTGGCCGATGCCATGCTCGAGGCGACGCTGGAAACGGTGTGGCGCCAGCTGGCCACGCGCCACCGCGAGCTGCCGCGCTTCGCCGTGATCGCGTACGGCCGGCTGGGCGGCAAGGAGCTGGGCTATGCCTCCGACCTGGACCTGATCTTCCTGTACGACGACGAGCACGAGCGCGCGCCCGAGGTCTATGCCGCCTATGCGCGCCGCCTGATCACCTGGCTCACCAGCCATACCGCGGCCGGTGCGCTGTTCGACGTCGACACGCGGCTGCGCCCCAACGGCGCGGCCGGCCTGCTGGTGACCAGCTTCGACGCGTTCCGCCGCTACCAGCTGCGCCAGGGCGACAACACCGCCTGGGTCTGGGAACACCAGGCGCTGACGCGCGCGCGCTTCTGCGCCGGCGACGCCGCCATCGGCACGCGCTTCGAGGCGCTGCGCGGCGAGGTGCTGTGCCAGGAGCGCGACGCCGCGGCGCTGCGCGGCGAGATCGCGCAGATGCGCCGCAAGGTCGCCGAGGGCCATCCGAACCCGACCGAGCTGTTCGACCTGAAGCACGACCGCGGCGGCATGGTCGACATCGAATTCACCGTGCAGTACCTGGTGCTGCTGCACAGCCGCGCCCATCCGCAGCTGACGCGCAACGCCGGCAATATCGCGCTGCTGCGCGAGGCCGGCGCGCTGGGCCTGATCGATGCCACGCTGGCGCTGGCGGTGGGCGACGCCTACCGGCTGTTCCGCGCGCGCCAGCACCAGCTGCGGCTCGACGGCCAGGCCCATGCGCGCGTGGCGCCGGCATCGATGGCGGCGCAGACCGTGGCGGTGCGCACGCTGTGGCGGACCGTGTTCGGTGAGGACTGA
- the rrtA gene encoding rhombosortase yields the protein MRTDAAGPPAPAGASWSGLLAAVALVWALSAAFTFLPWWHAHGLYLRDAVRVEGQWWRLATAMWVHLDGHHWLADMLAATGVLAICARVARVRGLLLVLVACGIAVQLVLLRVPAIAWYGGLSGALHGLALWGALGLLRAPGLARLTGVLLCLGVLAKVWVEQSWLAPVAFDPAWGFGVVRVAHAAGAVAGLLCWVLQEWWLARRPARENGAAA from the coding sequence GTGAGGACTGACGCCGCGGGGCCGCCGGCACCCGCCGGCGCATCGTGGTCGGGGCTGCTCGCGGCGGTGGCGCTGGTATGGGCGCTGTCGGCGGCGTTTACTTTCCTGCCGTGGTGGCACGCGCATGGCCTGTACCTGCGCGATGCGGTGCGGGTCGAGGGACAGTGGTGGCGCCTGGCCACGGCGATGTGGGTGCACCTGGACGGCCATCACTGGCTGGCCGACATGCTCGCCGCCACCGGCGTGCTGGCGATCTGCGCGCGCGTGGCACGGGTGCGCGGCCTGTTGCTGGTGCTGGTGGCCTGCGGCATCGCGGTGCAGCTGGTGCTGCTGCGCGTGCCGGCGATCGCCTGGTACGGCGGGCTCTCGGGCGCGCTGCACGGGCTGGCGCTGTGGGGCGCGCTGGGGCTGCTGCGCGCGCCGGGACTGGCGCGCCTCACCGGCGTGCTGCTGTGCCTGGGCGTGCTGGCCAAGGTCTGGGTGGAACAGTCGTGGCTGGCGCCGGTGGCGTTCGATCCGGCCTGGGGCTTCGGCGTGGTGCGCGTGGCGCATGCGGCCGGCGCGGTGGCCGGCCTGCTGTGCTGGGTCTTGCAGGAGTGGTGGCTGGCGCGGCGGCCGGCGCGCGAAAATGGCGCCGCCGCCTGA
- the mprA gene encoding MprA protease, GlyGly-CTERM protein-sorting domain-containing form encodes MPQSALSVFRRNFAARRWRAIALAAAACGAVPTGAALAAGAQSAPAYTGHIIVRWRDGSTAVDGSGAGKSPAAAEALKQLSERTGIALSVRRAMGGNLQLLQVADALAADPEAAAARLRQDPRVADAVPDRWLRLHDTLPDDPEFQVNQPYLKGTGTAVGGVNLPRAWDRTRGSSGMVVAVVDTGILPHPDLQGRLLSGFDFISTTTVSNDGDGRDGDPTDAGDNLPAGFTCPGSSTPTPEPTNNSWHGTRVAGVLGALTNNARDIAGVDWNARILPVRVSGRCGALLSDTVDGMRWAGGLPVPNVPDNPTPARVVNISLGGGTCSSIEQQAVNDLNARGVVVVAAAGNNRGAVEAPADCSGVIAVTAHANSGENASYANVGPQVAISAPGGGCGNSQVVDGRCTVTPSVIRTLSNDGKTALGNYVVASSAGTSFAVPMVSGVVSMMFTLNGSLTPAQVTAALKSSARPHPSGTFCTTNPGVCGAGLLDADGALLAALGMPPVQAAPAPAADDGGGGAVPLWSAMLLAVAGLFSFALRRRG; translated from the coding sequence ATGCCGCAATCCGCGCTGTCCGTGTTCCGCCGCAACTTCGCGGCCCGCCGCTGGCGGGCCATCGCCCTGGCCGCCGCCGCATGCGGCGCGGTCCCGACCGGCGCGGCACTCGCAGCCGGGGCGCAGTCCGCACCGGCCTATACCGGCCACATCATCGTGCGCTGGCGCGACGGCAGCACCGCGGTCGACGGCAGCGGCGCCGGCAAGTCGCCCGCTGCCGCCGAAGCCCTCAAGCAGCTGAGCGAACGCACCGGCATCGCCCTGTCGGTGCGCCGGGCCATGGGCGGCAACCTGCAGCTGCTGCAGGTTGCCGACGCCCTTGCCGCCGACCCCGAAGCGGCGGCGGCACGGCTGCGCCAGGACCCGCGCGTGGCCGATGCCGTGCCCGACCGCTGGCTGCGGCTGCACGACACCCTGCCCGACGATCCCGAGTTCCAGGTCAACCAGCCGTACCTGAAGGGCACCGGCACCGCAGTCGGCGGCGTCAATCTGCCGCGCGCGTGGGACCGCACCCGCGGCAGCAGCGGCATGGTGGTGGCGGTGGTCGACACCGGCATCCTGCCCCATCCCGACCTGCAGGGACGGCTGCTGTCCGGCTTCGACTTCATCAGCACCACCACGGTCTCCAATGACGGCGACGGCCGCGACGGCGACCCCACCGATGCCGGCGACAACCTGCCGGCCGGCTTCACCTGCCCGGGCAGCAGCACGCCCACGCCCGAGCCGACCAACAACAGCTGGCATGGCACGCGCGTGGCCGGCGTGCTGGGGGCGCTGACTAACAACGCGCGCGATATCGCCGGCGTCGACTGGAATGCGCGCATCCTGCCGGTGCGGGTCTCGGGACGCTGCGGCGCGCTGCTGTCCGACACCGTCGACGGCATGCGCTGGGCCGGCGGCCTGCCGGTGCCGAACGTACCGGACAACCCGACGCCGGCGCGTGTGGTCAATATCAGCCTGGGCGGCGGCACCTGCAGCAGCATCGAACAGCAGGCGGTCAACGACCTGAACGCGCGCGGCGTGGTGGTGGTCGCCGCGGCCGGCAACAACCGCGGCGCGGTCGAAGCGCCGGCCGACTGCAGCGGCGTGATCGCGGTCACGGCGCACGCCAACAGCGGCGAGAACGCCAGCTATGCCAACGTCGGCCCGCAGGTGGCGATCAGCGCGCCGGGCGGCGGCTGCGGCAATTCGCAGGTCGTGGATGGCCGCTGCACGGTCACGCCATCGGTGATCCGCACGCTGAGCAACGACGGCAAGACCGCGCTGGGCAACTACGTGGTGGCGTCGTCGGCCGGCACCAGTTTCGCCGTTCCGATGGTCTCGGGCGTGGTGTCGATGATGTTCACGCTCAACGGCTCGCTGACGCCGGCGCAGGTCACCGCGGCGCTGAAGAGCTCGGCGCGTCCGCATCCTTCCGGCACGTTCTGCACCACCAATCCGGGTGTGTGCGGCGCCGGCCTGCTCGACGCCGACGGCGCGCTGCTGGCCGCGCTGGGCATGCCGCCGGTGCAGGCCGCGCCGGCGCCGGCGGCGGATGACGGCGGCGGCGGCGCGGTGCCGCTGTGGAGTGCGATGCTGCTCGCCGTGGCGGGCCTGTTCAGCTTCGCGCTGCGGCGCCGGGGCTAA
- the recN gene encoding DNA repair protein RecN, with translation MLRSLSIRDFVIVDTLDLDFASGFTVFTGETGAGKSILIDALALVLGERADAGVVREGAPRASVSATFSTHPALDAWLAERELNSEEDGGVPTVLLRRTVDAGGRSKAFINGAAATLAQLREVGDQLVDIHGQHAHQQLLRPDAQRLLFDAHAGLTQQAAAVAEAWRAWRACVRQREAVEHQSREMQLERERLEWQVGELDKLNPQPGEWDEIQSEYNRLSHAAGLIDGSRAALDALSEADGSVLSALNGIVHRLQQLADVDPALRDVLAALEPAQVQAEEAAHSLTRYVDRLELDPERLQLVEERMQALHATARKYRLPPEQLADELIARRQQLDDLQAAQDLNKVMAREAAAKAAYLTLAQHLSHARTQAAQALSGAVTEAMQGLSMAGGSFVAALNALDEGQSYGLEQVEFLVAGHAGVSARPLARVASGGELARISLAISVITSEASPTPTLIFDEVDTGIGGAVAEVVGRRLQELGRARQVLCVTHLPQVAAQAGTHLLVSKETTAEADASVTRSRIRVLDPAGRVVETARMLGGATVTNTTLQHAQEMLAQGMADSGAGQRAGKDAKRGRRAAAG, from the coding sequence ATGCTGCGCAGCCTGTCCATCCGTGATTTCGTCATCGTCGATACCCTCGACCTGGACTTCGCCTCCGGCTTTACCGTCTTCACCGGCGAGACCGGCGCCGGCAAGTCGATCCTGATCGACGCCCTGGCGCTGGTGCTGGGCGAGCGTGCCGATGCCGGCGTGGTGCGCGAAGGCGCGCCGCGCGCCAGCGTCAGCGCCACCTTCTCGACCCACCCCGCGCTCGATGCGTGGCTGGCCGAGCGCGAGCTCAACAGCGAAGAAGACGGCGGCGTGCCGACCGTGCTGCTGCGCCGTACCGTCGATGCCGGCGGCCGCAGCAAGGCCTTTATCAACGGCGCCGCCGCCACCCTGGCGCAACTGCGCGAAGTCGGCGACCAGCTGGTCGACATCCATGGCCAGCATGCGCACCAGCAACTGCTGCGCCCGGATGCGCAGCGGCTGCTGTTCGACGCCCACGCCGGCCTGACGCAGCAGGCCGCCGCGGTGGCCGAGGCCTGGCGCGCCTGGCGTGCCTGCGTGCGCCAGCGCGAAGCGGTCGAGCACCAGTCGCGCGAGATGCAGCTCGAGCGCGAGCGGCTCGAATGGCAGGTGGGCGAGCTCGACAAGCTCAACCCCCAGCCCGGCGAATGGGACGAGATCCAGTCGGAGTACAACCGGCTCTCGCACGCCGCCGGCCTGATCGACGGCAGCCGCGCCGCGCTCGACGCGCTGTCCGAGGCCGACGGCTCGGTGCTGTCGGCACTCAACGGCATCGTGCACCGGCTGCAGCAGCTGGCCGATGTCGACCCCGCGCTGCGCGACGTGCTGGCCGCGCTCGAGCCGGCGCAGGTGCAGGCCGAGGAAGCCGCGCACTCGCTGACGCGCTATGTCGACCGGCTCGAGCTCGATCCCGAGCGGCTGCAGCTGGTGGAAGAGCGCATGCAGGCGCTGCACGCGACCGCGCGCAAGTACCGCCTGCCGCCCGAGCAGCTTGCCGATGAGCTGATCGCGCGCCGCCAGCAGCTCGATGACCTGCAGGCCGCGCAGGACCTGAACAAGGTGATGGCGCGGGAGGCCGCGGCCAAGGCCGCCTACCTGACGCTGGCGCAGCACCTCAGCCATGCCCGCACGCAAGCCGCGCAGGCGCTGTCGGGCGCGGTCACCGAGGCGATGCAGGGCCTGTCGATGGCGGGCGGCAGCTTTGTCGCCGCGCTCAATGCGCTCGACGAAGGCCAGAGCTACGGCCTCGAACAGGTCGAGTTCCTGGTCGCGGGCCACGCCGGCGTCAGCGCGCGGCCGCTGGCCCGGGTGGCCTCCGGCGGCGAACTCGCGCGCATCAGCCTGGCGATCTCGGTGATCACCAGCGAGGCCTCGCCCACGCCCACGCTGATCTTCGACGAGGTCGACACCGGCATCGGCGGCGCGGTGGCCGAAGTGGTGGGCCGGCGCCTGCAGGAACTCGGGCGCGCGCGCCAGGTGCTGTGCGTGACCCACCTGCCGCAAGTGGCGGCGCAGGCCGGCACCCACCTGCTGGTGAGCAAGGAAACCACGGCCGAAGCCGACGCCTCGGTGACCCGTTCGCGCATCCGCGTGCTCGACCCGGCCGGGCGCGTGGTCGAGACCGCGCGCATGCTGGGCGGCGCCACCGTCACCAACACCACGCTGCAACATGCGCAGGAGATGCTGGCGCAGGGCATGGCCGACAGCGGCGCCGGCCAGCGCGCGGGCAAGGACGCCAAGCGCGGTCGCCGCGCCGCCGCGGGCTGA
- a CDS encoding NAD kinase, producing MSAPAKASAVRTPFKTVALVGRYSTAGIEGPLEEIASYILRNGQDVVFERETALATGLTAYPALSAEEIGTQADVAVVLGGDGTLLGIARQLAGYDVPLIGVNHGRLGFMTDIALEDAHTVLPDMLDGRYESETRLLLASRVVRDDMDIFSALALNDVVVNRSGISGMVELAVSVDGHFMYNQRSDGLIVSTATGSTAYALSAGGPILHPTLSGVVLVPIAPHALSNRPIVLPHDAEVTIEVASARDASVNFDMQSLTSLLPGDRIVVRRSQKTINLLHPVGYNYYATLRKKLHWHEYPSEDNRL from the coding sequence ATGTCCGCCCCAGCCAAAGCCAGCGCCGTGCGCACTCCATTCAAGACCGTTGCCCTGGTGGGCCGGTACTCCACCGCCGGCATCGAAGGGCCGCTGGAAGAGATTGCCTCCTATATCCTGCGCAATGGCCAGGACGTGGTGTTCGAGCGCGAGACCGCGCTGGCCACCGGGCTGACCGCCTACCCCGCCCTGTCCGCCGAGGAGATCGGCACCCAGGCCGACGTGGCCGTGGTGCTGGGCGGCGACGGCACCCTGCTGGGGATCGCGCGCCAGCTCGCTGGCTATGACGTGCCCCTGATCGGCGTGAACCACGGCCGGCTCGGCTTCATGACCGACATTGCGCTGGAAGACGCGCACACCGTGCTGCCCGACATGCTCGACGGCCGCTACGAGTCCGAGACCCGGCTGCTGCTGGCCTCGCGCGTGGTGCGCGACGACATGGACATCTTCTCGGCGCTGGCGCTGAACGATGTGGTGGTGAACCGCTCCGGCATCTCCGGCATGGTCGAGCTGGCGGTTTCGGTCGACGGCCACTTCATGTACAACCAGCGTTCCGACGGCCTGATCGTGTCGACCGCCACCGGCTCGACCGCCTACGCGCTGTCGGCCGGCGGCCCGATCCTGCATCCCACGCTGTCGGGCGTGGTGCTGGTGCCGATCGCCCCGCACGCGCTGTCGAACCGGCCGATCGTGCTGCCGCACGACGCCGAGGTCACGATCGAGGTGGCGAGCGCGCGCGACGCCAGCGTCAACTTCGACATGCAGTCGCTGACCTCGCTGCTGCCGGGCGACCGCATCGTGGTGCGGCGCTCGCAGAAGACCATCAACCTGCTGCACCCGGTGGGCTACAACTACTACGCCACGCTGCGCAAGAAGCTGCACTGGCACGAATACCCGTCCGAAGACAACCGCCTCTGA
- the hrcA gene encoding heat-inducible transcriptional repressor HrcA — protein MDERSKTLLKTLIERYIAEGQPVGSRTLSKYSGLDLSPATIRNVMSDLEEMGFIASPHTSAGRIPTPRGYRLFVDSMLTAKPLERNADLAELTGQIQDQLGGQQLGPQRMITAAARTLSNLSHFAGVVMTPRRAQAFRQIEFMRLSDKRILLIIVSPEGDVQNRIIQTELPYTPAQLIEAANFFNSHYAGMSFDTVRSHLRLELQDLRRDMSQLMQAAVEAGSVAEDEDDDHVYISGERKLLEVDDLASSMDKLRRLFDVFEHKTSLLQLLDVSSHAQGVQIFIGGESQLVPIEDMAVITAPYEVDGQIVGTLGVIGPTRMAYERVIPIVDITARLLSSALSQN, from the coding sequence ATGGATGAACGCTCCAAAACGCTGCTCAAGACCCTGATCGAGCGCTACATTGCCGAAGGTCAGCCGGTCGGTTCCCGCACCCTGTCCAAGTACTCGGGGCTGGACCTGTCGCCGGCGACGATACGCAATGTGATGTCCGATCTCGAGGAAATGGGTTTTATCGCCAGCCCGCACACGTCGGCCGGCCGGATCCCGACGCCGCGCGGCTACCGGCTGTTCGTCGACTCGATGCTGACGGCCAAGCCGCTCGAGCGCAACGCCGACCTGGCCGAGCTGACCGGGCAGATCCAGGATCAGCTGGGCGGCCAGCAGCTGGGGCCGCAGCGCATGATCACCGCGGCCGCGCGGACGCTGTCCAACCTGTCGCACTTTGCCGGCGTGGTGATGACGCCGCGCCGCGCGCAGGCGTTCCGGCAGATCGAGTTCATGCGGCTGTCGGACAAGCGCATCCTGCTGATCATCGTCAGCCCCGAGGGCGACGTGCAGAACCGCATCATCCAGACCGAACTCCCCTACACGCCGGCGCAGCTGATCGAGGCCGCCAACTTCTTCAACTCGCACTATGCCGGCATGAGCTTCGACACCGTGCGCAGCCACCTGCGGCTGGAGCTGCAGGACCTGCGCCGCGACATGTCGCAGCTGATGCAGGCCGCGGTCGAGGCCGGCAGCGTCGCCGAGGACGAGGACGACGACCACGTCTACATCAGCGGCGAGCGCAAGCTGCTCGAAGTCGACGACCTCGCCTCGAGCATGGACAAGCTGCGGCGCCTGTTCGACGTGTTCGAGCACAAGACCAGCCTGCTGCAGCTGCTGGACGTGTCCAGCCATGCGCAGGGCGTGCAGATCTTCATCGGCGGCGAAAGCCAGTTGGTGCCGATCGAAGACATGGCGGTCATCACCGCGCCGTACGAGGTCGACGGGCAGATCGTCGGCACGCTGGGGGTGATCGGCCCCACGCGCATGGCCTACGAGCGCGTGATCCCCATCGTCGACATTACCGCGCGGTTGCTGTCGAGCGCGCTGAGCCAGAACTAG
- the hemH gene encoding ferrochelatase — protein sequence MTFSPEPAYQHGQAPRTAILLVNLGTPDAPTPKAVGRYLKQFLSDPRVVEIPRAAWLPLLYGVILPLRSRASALKYESIWLREAHMTGSPLLVYSERQAHALQRLLHQNGHEVTVACAMRYGNPSIASVMEALRRQDCEQVLVLPMYPQYSGTTTATAFDEVFRVLGQWRNQPELRLVKHFHDHPAYISALQQQVGAYWSRHGMPDFGHGDKLILSFHGVPRRTLELGDPYHCECLKTGRLLGEALGLQPGQYQVTFQSRFGKAEWLQPYTAPTLAELGKVGAGRVDVFCPGFPADCIETLEEIAMEGQTEFKVAGGKDFHFIPCMNDAAPWVAAMAEIALQHLRGWPLASPHAHELEARRTRAQARGAAA from the coding sequence ATGACGTTTTCTCCCGAACCGGCCTACCAGCACGGCCAGGCGCCGCGCACGGCGATCCTGCTGGTCAACCTGGGCACTCCCGATGCCCCCACGCCCAAGGCGGTGGGGCGCTACCTGAAGCAATTCCTGTCCGACCCGCGCGTGGTCGAGATCCCGCGCGCGGCGTGGCTGCCGCTGCTGTACGGCGTGATCCTGCCGCTGCGCTCGCGCGCGTCGGCGCTCAAGTACGAATCGATCTGGCTGCGCGAGGCCCATATGACGGGCTCGCCGCTGCTGGTCTACAGCGAGCGCCAGGCGCACGCGCTGCAGCGGTTGCTGCACCAGAACGGCCATGAGGTGACGGTGGCGTGCGCGATGCGCTACGGCAACCCGTCGATCGCTTCGGTGATGGAAGCGCTGCGCCGCCAGGACTGCGAGCAGGTGCTGGTGCTGCCGATGTATCCGCAGTACTCGGGCACCACCACCGCCACCGCCTTCGACGAGGTGTTCCGGGTTCTGGGCCAGTGGCGCAACCAGCCGGAGCTGCGGCTGGTCAAGCATTTCCATGATCATCCCGCGTATATCTCGGCGCTGCAGCAGCAGGTCGGCGCCTACTGGAGCCGGCACGGCATGCCCGATTTCGGCCACGGCGACAAGCTGATCCTGTCGTTCCACGGCGTGCCGCGGCGCACGCTGGAGCTGGGCGATCCCTACCATTGCGAGTGCCTGAAGACCGGCCGCCTGCTGGGCGAGGCGCTGGGCCTGCAGCCGGGGCAGTACCAGGTGACGTTCCAGTCGCGCTTCGGCAAGGCCGAGTGGCTGCAGCCCTATACCGCGCCGACGCTGGCGGAGCTGGGCAAGGTCGGCGCCGGACGCGTGGACGTGTTCTGCCCCGGCTTTCCGGCGGACTGCATCGAAACGCTGGAAGAAATCGCCATGGAAGGCCAGACTGAGTTCAAGGTCGCGGGTGGCAAGGACTTCCATTTCATTCCGTGCATGAACGATGCCGCGCCGTGGGTCGCGGCGATGGCGGAGATCGCGCTGCAGCACCTGCGGGGCTGGCCGCTCGCCAGCCCGCATGCGCATGAACTGGAAGCGCGGCGCACGCGTGCGCAGGCGCGGGGAGCGGCGGCATGA
- a CDS encoding RNA-binding S4 domain-containing protein → MNVDFEAEARQRIDKWLWCARFFKTRSLAAEAVERGKVTVNGQLCKNSREVKPGDKVALEAHQQRWELEVKGIAAARGPAPVAQTLYQESAESQSRRAADAERRRLQPEPSAQIQGRPTKRDRRRIDDFNG, encoded by the coding sequence ATGAACGTGGATTTCGAGGCGGAGGCGCGCCAGCGCATCGACAAATGGCTGTGGTGCGCGCGTTTCTTCAAGACCCGCTCGCTCGCGGCCGAGGCCGTGGAGCGCGGCAAGGTCACGGTCAATGGCCAGCTGTGCAAGAACTCGCGCGAGGTCAAGCCCGGCGACAAGGTTGCGCTGGAGGCACACCAGCAGCGCTGGGAACTGGAAGTGAAGGGCATCGCCGCGGCGCGCGGGCCGGCGCCGGTGGCGCAGACGCTGTATCAGGAAAGCGCCGAGAGCCAGTCGCGGCGGGCCGCCGACGCCGAACGCCGGCGCCTGCAGCCCGAGCCTTCCGCGCAGATCCAGGGGCGCCCGACCAAGCGCGACCGGCGCCGCATCGACGACTTCAACGGCTGA